Below is a window of Chloroflexota bacterium DNA.
TTTCCCGAAGGACGTTACGGCGGCGGAACTGGTGAACGCCATACGCGAGGTGAGCCAGGGCAACTACGTCATTGACGACACGGTGCTTGCCAAGCCCGAAGTGGCCAAGTGGCTGCTGAAGCAGTTCCAGGAAGTGGCTCCCATCCAGGCCGAGGATGCGCTGGCCGACGAGTTGTTCCTGCCGCTGTCGCCGCGGGAGATGGAAATTCTCCAGTTGATCGCGCGGGGGCTGAGCAACAAGGAGATCGCCAAAGAGTTGAAAATCAGCCGCCAGACGGTGAAAAATCACATGACCAGCATCCTGCGCAAGTTGGCCGTGAACGACCGCACCCAGGCCGCCGTGTACGCCCTGCGGCGCGGTTGGATTCGCCTACAAGATACCCTGTAAGGCAGGGTTCACAAGCGAGAGGGGCTATGAATAGAAACGTGGAGCCTATAGATATCCAGGCGTTCTTCCAGGAACTGGAAACAGAACAGGAGCGGCTTCAACTGGAGATCAACGAAGTCGCCCTGCTGGTGCGCCAGAGCGCGGCGGAGGTGGAGCGGCTGGCCCAGCGCAACGCCCAGGTGAACACGCGCGTGCGGCAGATGGAGGCCGCGATTGAGACGTACCCGCGCGACGCGATCCGCCAACTGTACCTGGCGTCGCAGGAGTCCGAGGTGCGCCTCATCGCCATGCGCAGCCAGGTGGAGCAGTTGCAGGCGAAGCAGGAGAAGATGCAGCAGTACGCCCAACTGCTCCAGCGGGTGCTCGCCCTAAAGGACTGGGCCTTGCAACA
It encodes the following:
- a CDS encoding response regulator transcription factor codes for the protein MLYCTRRFASCQEVGQVSTLRVMIVDDHPLLRGGIRRVLEAESDLEVVGEASDGKEAIGMALELEPDIVLMDINLPTMNGLQATRELKALRPDIGVIVFTAYHDETQALHAIQAGASAYFPKDVTAAELVNAIREVSQGNYVIDDTVLAKPEVAKWLLKQFQEVAPIQAEDALADELFLPLSPREMEILQLIARGLSNKEIAKELKISRQTVKNHMTSILRKLAVNDRTQAAVYALRRGWIRLQDTL